The following are from one region of the Hemibagrus wyckioides isolate EC202008001 linkage group LG24, SWU_Hwy_1.0, whole genome shotgun sequence genome:
- the mc5ra gene encoding melanocortin 5a receptor — translation MNLSESSTVIPSMWSAAVNSSRDVSALNVTETPPSRTKSKVCEQLNITPEVFLILGIISLLENILVICAIVKNKNLHSPMYFFVCSLAVADMLVSVSNAWETIVIYLLSNQQLVAEDHIIRQIDNVFDSMICISVVASMCSLLAIAVDRYVTTFYALRYHNIMTVKRASLIITGIWTFCTGCGIVFIIYSDSTLVIVCLVSMFFIMLALMASLYTHMFMLARSHVKRIAALPGYNSIHQRTNMKAAVTLTILLGIFIVCWAPFFLHLILMISCPRNLYCMCFMSHFNMYLILIMCNSVIDPLIYAFRSQEMRKTLKEIICCYSLRNVLRWSN, via the coding sequence ATGAACCTCTCGGAGAGCAGCACTGTCATCCCCTCGATGTGGAGCGCCGCGGTGAACTCCAGCCGAGATGTCTCCGCCCTGAATGTCACCGAAACTCCACCTTCTCGGACGAAATCCAAAGTCTGCGAGCAGCTCAACATCACCCCTGAGGTCTTCCTCATCCTGGGCATCATCAGCTTGTTGGAAAACATCCTGGTCATCTGCGCCATAGTGAAGAACAAGAACCTGCACTCGCCCATGTACTTCTTTGTGTGCAGTCTGGCTGTGGCGGACATGTTGGTGAGCGTGTCCAATGCGTGGGAGACCATTGTCATCTATCTACTGAGCAACCAGCAGCTGGTGGCAGAAGATCACATCATCAGACAAATAGACAACGTCTTCGACTCCATGATCTGCATCTCCGTGGTGGCGTCCATGTGCAGCCTGCTGGCCATCGCCGTGGATCGCTATGTCACCACCTTCTACGCGCTGCGCTACCACAACATCATGACAGTCAAACGCGCATCGCTCATCATCACCGGGATTTGGACCTTTTGCACAGGATGCGGCATCGTCTTCATCATCTACTCGGACAGCACGCTCGTCATCGTCTGCCTGGTGTCCATGTTCTTCATCATGCTGGCGCTCATGGCTTCGCTGTACACGCACATGTTCATGCTAGCTCGCTCGCACGTCAAGCGCATCGCCGCTCTGCCCGGATACAACTCCATCCACCAGAGGACTAACATGAAAGCGGCCGTCACGCTCACCATCCTGCTGGGGATCTTCATCGTGTGCTGGGCGCCCTTCTTCCTCCACCTCATCCTCATGATCTCCTGCCCCAGGAACCTGTACTGCATGTGCTTCATGTCCCACTTCAACATGTACCTCATCCTAATCATGTGCAACTCCGTCATCGACCCACTCATCTACGCCTTCAGGAGCCAGGAGATGCGCAAGACGCTCAAGGAAATCATCTGCTGCTACAGCCTGAGGAACGTCCTGAGATGGTCCAACTGA